A window of the Zeugodacus cucurbitae isolate PBARC_wt_2022May chromosome 4, idZeuCucr1.2, whole genome shotgun sequence genome harbors these coding sequences:
- the LOC105215547 gene encoding DNA polymerase delta catalytic subunit encodes MSSFAGKRKFPENGNANKNGNAAAGKQQKKWNDDEDDDFDGMDFDMAGDGADDKDALLGEGPENQQTSVKWSRVDPPNLDPSSDELTFQQIDIENYLGDPLPGMPGPQIGPVPIIRMFGITMEGNSVCCHVHGFCPYFYIAAPRSFERNHCNALREALDKKVLADMRSNKNNVQEAVLEVQLVERLNIYGYQGDEKQRYIKITVTMPKLVAAAVRLLTHQIVMSDFDFQDCRAFESNIDFDVRFMVDTHVVGCNWIELPAGTWRMRSKNTKPMPESRCQIEVDVAYDKFISHEPEGEWSKVAPFRILSFDIECAGRKGIFPEAKMDPVIQIANMVIRQGDPEPFIRNVFTLNNCAPIVGSEVRCFPKETELLDAWSSFVREVDPDILTGYNINNFDIPYLLNRAAHLKVKNFEYLGRIRNIRSVIKEQVLQSKQMGRRENKYVNFEGRVPFDLLFVLLREYKLRSYTLNAVSYHFLQEQKEDVHHSIITDLQNGDEQTRRRLAMYCLKDAYLPLRLLDKLMCIVNYMEMARVTGVPLESLLTRGQQIKVLSQLLRAARTKGFIMPAYQSKASEDQYEGATVIEPKRGYYADPIATLDFASLYPSIMIAHNLCYTTLVQPGMKEKLGLADSKVERTPANNTFVRSEVRNGLLPEILQSLLAARKRAKNDLKVEKDPFRRKVLDGRQLALKISANSVYGFTGAQVGKLPCLEISGSVTAYGRTMIELTKNEVENHYKISNNYENDAVVIYGDTDSVMVNFGVKTLERAMELGREAAEIVSAKFVRPIKLEFEKVYYPYLLINKKRYAGLYFTRPETYDKMDCKGIETVRRDNSPLVANLMNTCLQKLLIERNPEGAVEYAKRVIADLLCNRVDISQLVITKELAKTDYAAKQAHVELANKMKKRDPGTAPKLGDRVPYVICAAAKNTPAYMKAEDPLYVLENCVPIDANYYLEQQLSKPLLRIFEPLLGDRAESILLKGEHTRTRSVVTSKVGGLAGFMTKKSSCLGCRALMPNGYEKAALCPHCEPRMSELYQREIVAKRSLEETFDRLWTECQRCQGSLHEEVLCSNRDCPIFYMRQKIRMDLDTQEKRVQRFGAPDW; translated from the exons atGAGCAGTTTTGCAGGCAAAAGAAAGTTTCCTGAGAACGGCAATGCAAACAAAAATGGAAATGCCGCTgcaggaaaacaacaaaagaaatg GAACGATGACGAGGATGATGATTTCGATGGTATGGATTTCGATATGGCTGGAGATGGCGCTGATGATAAGGATGCACTTCTAGGGGAAGGTCCGGAGAACCAACAAACCTCAGTGAAATGGTCACGAGTTGATCCACCAAATTTAGATCCTTCCTCTGACGAATTGACATTTCAACAAATAGATATAGAAAACTACTTGGGCGACCCGCTGCCAGGCATGCCAGGCCCACAGATTGGTCCGGTACCAATAATACGCATGTTTGGTATAACGATGGAAGGCAATTCAGTTTGCTGTCATGTGCATGGCTTCTGTCCTTACTTCTATATAGCAGCACCACGTAGTTTTGAACGTAATCACTGCAATGCCTTACGCGAAGCTTTAGACAAAAAAGTTTTAGCAGATATGCGCAGCAACAAGAATAACGTTCAGGAAGCTGTGTTAGAGGTGCAACTCGTTGAGCGCCTCAATATTTACGGTTATCAAGGAGATGAGAAGCAAcgctatataaaaataacagttaCAATGCCTAAACTGGTTGCAGCGGCAGTGCGTTTGCTTACACATCAAATTGTGATGTCGGATTTCGATTTTCAAGACTGTCGTGCATTCGAAAGCAATATTGACTTCGATGTACGTTTCATGGTTGACACACATGTAGTGGGTTGTAATTGGATTGAATTGCCTGCGGGCACATGGCGTATGCGCAGCAAAAATACCAAACCAATGCCAGAATCACGTTGTCAAATCGAAGTGGATGTGGCGTATGACAAATTCATATCACATGAACCTGAAGGAGAGTGGTCTAAGGTAGCGCCTTTTCGCATACTCTCATTCGATATTGAGTGTGCCGGTCGCAAAGGTATTTTCCCTGAAGCTAAAATGGATCCTGTTATACAGATCGCCAACATGGTTATACGACAAGGTGATCCCGAACCTTTCATAAGAAACGTGTTTACTTTAAATAATTGTGCGCCTATTGTTGGCTCCGAAGTGCGTTGCTTTCCAAAAGAGACTGAACTGCTAGACGCGTGGTCAAGTTTTGTGCGCGAAGTCGATCCGGATATTTTAACCggctataatataaataattttgatatacccTACCTGCTCAACCGTGCGGCACACTTGAAGGTGAAGAATTTTGAATATCTCGGACGCATACGAAATATACGCTCAGTTATTAAAGAACAAGTGTTGCAATCCAAGCAAATGGGTAGACGTGAAAACAAGTATGTGAACTTTGAAGGGCGTGTGCCCTTCGATTTGCTTTTCGTGCTGCTGCGTGAGTATAAATTGCGTTCGTACACACTAAATGCCGTGAGTTATCACTTCTTGCAAGAGCAGAAGGAAGATGTGCATCACAGCATAATCACAGATTTACAAAATGGTGATGAGCAAACGCGACGTCGTCTGGCTATGTATTGTCTTAAGGATGCCTACTTACCGTTGCGTTTGCTGGACAAACTAATGTGTATTGTCAATTACATGGAAATGGCAAGGGTCACAGGTGTACCATTGGAATCGCTGTTAACACGTGGACAACAGATTAAAGTGCTTAGCCAACTGCTGCGTGCTGCACGTACCAAGGGGTTTATAATGCCCGCATACCAGTCGAAGGCGTCTGAAGATCAATATGAGGGCGCTACTGTAATAGAACCGAAACGCGGTTATTACGCCGATCCCATAGCAACACTCGATTTTGCTTCGCTATATCCTAGTATTATGATTGCGCATAATCTCTGCTATACCACGTTAGTGCAACCAGGTATGAAAGAGAAGCTCGGCCTGGCGGATTCAAAAGTAGAACGTACGCCCGCCAACAACACATTTGTGCGCTCTGAAGTGCGTAACGGTTTGCTACCGGAAATTCTACAATCGCTGTTGGCGGCGCGTAAACGTGCCAAAAACGATTTGAAGGTGGAAAAAGATCCTTTCCGACGTAAAGTGCTCGATGGTCGTCAATTGGCTTTGAAAATATCTGCCAATTCAGTGTATGGTTTTACGGGCGCGCAGGTCGGCAAATTACCTTGTTTGGAAATATCGGGCAGTGTTACCGCTTATGGACGCACTATGATTGAGTTAACCAAAAATGAGGTGGAAAACCATTACAAAATCTCGAATAATTATGAGAATGATGCAGTGGTCATTTACGGTGACACCGATTCGGTGATGGTGAATTTTGGTGTGAAAACGTTAGAACGCGCCATGGAACTGGGACGTGAAGCGGCCGAAATAGTGAGCGCCAAGTTTGTGCGCCCAATTAAATTGGAATTCGAAAAGGTTTACTATCCATACTTGCTAATCAATAAGAAACGTTATGCAGGCTTGTATTTCACGCGTCCCGAAACTTATGACAAAATGGATTGCAAAG gCATTGAAACCGTACGCCGCGACAACTCACCGCTTGTCGCGAATCTGATGAACACTTGCTTACAAAAGTTGCTCATCGAGCGTAATCCCGAGGGCGCCGTAGAATACGCCAAACGTGTCATAGCCGATTTGCTCTGCAATCGTGTTGACATCTCGCAGCTTGTGATTACCAAAGAACTGGCAAAGACTGATTATGCTGCTAAGCAGGCGCATGTGGAATTGGCGAATAAAATGAAGAAACGTGATCCGGGCACAGCGCCTAAATTGGGCGATCGTGTACCTTATGTGATTTGTGCGGCGGCCAAGAATACACCCGCCTACATGAAGGCCGAGGATCCACTGTATGTGCTGGAGAATTGTGTGCCCATTGACGCCAACTACTATCTGGAACAACAATTGTCGAAACCTTTGTTGCGCATATTTGAACCGCTGCTCGGTGATCGCGCTGAGTCTATATTGTTGA AGGgcgaacacacacgcacacgttcCGTAGTGACCTCAAAGGTTGGTGGCCTCGCTGGTTTTATGACGAAAAAATCCTCTTGCCTTGGCTGTCGTGCGCTGATGCCGAATGGTTATGAGAAAGCCGCCTTGTGTCCGCATTGTGAGCCACGCATGAGCGAGTTGTATCAACGCGAAATCGTCGCGAAACGTTCGCTGGAAGAGACTTTCGATCGCTTATGGACCGAGTGCCAACGTTGCCAGGGTTCACTGCATGAGGAGGTTTTGTGTTCAAATCGTGATTGCCCGATTTTCTACATGCGTCAAAAGATACGCATGGACTTGGATACGCAGGAGAAGCGTGTACAACGTTTCGGTGCGCCGGATTGGTAA
- the LOC105215492 gene encoding ADP-ribosylation factor-like protein 1 has translation MGGVLSYFRGLLGSREMRILILGLDGAGKTTILYRLQVGEVVTTIPTIGFNVEQVTYKNLKFQVWDLGGQTSIRPYWRCYYSNTDAIIYVVDSADRDRIGISKDELLYMLREEELAGAILVVLANKQDMEGCMTVAEVHHALGLENLKNRTFQIFKTSATKGEGLDQAMDWLSNTLQSRK, from the exons atgg GTGGTGTATTAAGTTACTTTCGCGGCCTGCTCGGTTCACGCGAAATGCGCATACTGATATTAGGGCTGGATGGTGCTGGTAAAACGACAATACTGTATCGTCTGCAAGTCGGTGAGGTGGTCACAACAATACCGACTATTGGTTTCAATGTCGAACAGGTTACGTACAAGAATTTAAAATTCCAAGTATGGGATTTGGGTGGACAGACAAGTATAag ACCGTATTGGCGTTGTTACTATAGTAATACAGATGCTATTATCTATGTAGTGGATTCTGCAGATCGTGATCGGATAGGCATATCTAAAGATGAGCTGCTATACATGTTGCGG GAAGAGGAACTTGCCGGCGCCATACTTGTTGTGCTCGCCAACAAACAGGATATGGAAGGTTGTATGACAGTGGCGGAAGTGCATCATGCGCTCggtttggaaaatttaaaaaatcgtactttccaaatattcaaaacatCAGCGACCAAAGGTGAAGGTTTAGATCAAGCGATGGATTGGCTTTCCAACACATTGCAAAGTCGTAAATAG
- the LOC105215534 gene encoding uncharacterized protein LOC105215534: protein MLPLSSQLLAIHQCNKFLLGKGTAVVVATYKIVTNFKSNEYSVIRKYTYATAATNNNKSTSSTLSLNNYFPLQQKQITNIQPLTARSIQTTTIKMSNNDDIKIRNYYNVALELVMKCGPLVREGYSTADADYKQKSAFFDLVTEYDKQIEDVLVEGLQAAFPETKFIGEETAAATGKIPELTDAPTWIIDPIDGTNNFIHRIPHWCISVGLAINRELVVGIIYNPTANEMYSAWKGHGAYLNGQRIHVRKCTEMNDAVLAYEISLIHAAAVRDKNVKRLSKLAAQAAGTRCIGSGALTLCYVARGSFDCYHVEDLQSWDIAAGAVILREAGGVLWHTKGGEFDIMKPNLIAAATPELAKIMVGLIEEADTLTHFTFK from the exons atgcttCCGCTAAGTAGTCAGTTGTTGGCGATACATCAGTGTAATAAGTTCTTACTCGGTAAGGGCACAGCCGTTGTAGTAGCAACATACAAAATTgtaacaaatttcaagtcaaaCGAGTATAGTGTAATAAGAAAATACACGTacgccaccgccgccaccaacaacaacaaatccactTCGTCAACATTGTCCTTGAACAATTACTTCCCacttcaacaaaaacaaataacaaacatACAGCCGCTGACCGCACGttcaatacaaacaacaacaataaaaatgtcaaataatgaTGATATAAAAATACGTAACTACTATAATGTTGCATTAGAATTGGTTATGAAATGTGGTCCACTCGTACGTGAAGGTTATAGCACAGCCGATGcagattataaacaaaaatcggCATTTTTCGATTTAGTAACTGAATATGATAAACAAATTGAAGATGTGCTGGTAGAGGGTTTGCAGGCGGCATTTCCAGAAACGAAATTTATCGGCGAGGAAACTGCAGCGGCGACTGGAAAAATACCCGAGTTGACTGATGCACCCACTTGGATCATTGATCCCATAGATGGCACCAACAATTTCATACACCGCATACCGCATTGGTGCATATCAGTGGGTTTGGCCATTAATCGGGAGTTGGTTGTGGGTATAATATATAATCCGACTGCAAATGAAATGTATTCGGCATGGAAGGGTCATGGCGCCTATTTGAATGGTCAACGTATACATGTGAGGAAATGCACCGAA ATGAACGATGCCGTTTTAGCATACGAAATTTCACTCATACACGCAGCTGCAGTACGTGATAAGAATGTGAAACGGTTGTCAAAACTCGCCGCACAAGCCGCAGG CACACGTTGCATTGGCAGTGGCGCATTGACACTCTGCTATGTTGCACGCGGCAGTTTTGATTGCTATCATGTTGAAGATCTACAATCTTGGGATATAGCTGCTGGTGCAGTGATTTTACGTGAAGCCGGTGGTGTGCTCTGGCACACCAAAGGTGGTGAATTTGATATTATGAAACCCAATTTGATAGCCGCAGCTACGCCAGAATTGGCAAAAATCATGGTGGGCTTAATTGAGGAGGCtgacacactcacacatttcacatttaaataa
- the LOC105215539 gene encoding ATP-dependent helicase brm isoform X1, which produces MTSPSPANSPMPPPQAPPAQSPSPSPHSPYPHQQMPQGPPVQQGPSGAGPTGPPHGPPQQPHMQGPPPHSQHGPIPPGGHHGPPPPPGHPGGPYTHPMQHAPPHGSPHGPPQHQQHGAMPPGQHGVGQHGPPPPHGQGPPGQHGPPPPGSGGAPGNGPPMSHAPPPHGVPPPHGPPGPQQQPGVQGAPPPHMNGPPGQGPPGPPGPPGPPPQGHHMPPHHQGMGPHMGMQMPPQGPNMPPMGYQTHGMPPNGPPAPGQGPPPGDRPVQESLTALQRAIDTMEEKGLQEDPRYSQLLAIRATSKHQHLTGNQVNMLRAQITAYRLLARNKPISMQMQQQLAPPQQQQQQQQQQQQGGVPPGPPGPPGQHPGVPVQQQQPQPGPSGAPPPGVGGSAGTPPQCPTPPASPYTQQQLPGGPKLQPPPPQHVQQPTMPPGVGAPPMPPQQDMSHQLSNGAGGKPNAGPPPPMMGGGQPPISSPMPATMAQGVRPGMPQVPPGMPPQVTPGMQAPKPGAPPPQQPMPKPNRITTVAKPVGLDPITLLQERENRIASRISLRMQELQRLPATMPEDLRLQAAIELRALRVLNFQRQLRAEIVQCTRRDTTLETAVNIKAYKRTKRQGLREARATEKLEKQQKLEAERKRRQKHQEFLAAVLQHGKDFKEYHRNNKAQLARVNKAIMNHHANAEREQKKEQERIEKERMRRLMAEDEEGYRKLIDQKKDKRLAFLLSQTDEYISNLTQMVKQHKDDQKKKKEEESKRLVQYKKELLMSGEYMNIDESCIAADMRVTVVEQATGARLSGEEAPMLKNLHHWLERHPGWDWIESDSDDEGDVEMRAADTKEHDRSKEEQEEKKPEEADNKEATNVEEAKNFIKQVKVEDDEYRTEEQTYYSIAHTVHEKVTEQASIMVNGQLKEYQLKGLEWLVSLYNNNLNGILADEMGLGKTIQTISLVTYLMDRKKVMGPYLIIVPLSTLPNWVLEFEKWAPSVGVVSYKGSPQGRRLLQNQMRATKFNVLLTTYEYVIKDKAVLAKIQWKYMIIDEGHRMKNHHCKLTQVLNTHYIAPYRLLLTGTPLQNKLPELWALLNFLLPSIFKSCSTFEQWFNAPFATTGEKVELNEEETILIIRRLHKVLRPFLLRRLKKEVEHQLPDKVEYIIKCDMSGLQRVLYKHMQSKGVLLTDGSEKGKQGKGGAKALMNTIVQLRKLCNHPFMFQHIEEKYCDHTGAHSVASGPDLYRVSGKFELLDRILPKLKASNHRVLLFCQMTQCMTIIEDYLSWRQFGYLRLDGTTKAEDRGELLRKFNAKDSDYFVFLLSTRAGGLGLNLQTADTVVIFDSDWNPHQDLQAQDRAHRIGQRNEVRVLRLMTVNSVEERILAAARYKLNMDEKVIQAGMFDQKSTGSERQQFLQTILHQDDNEEEEENEVPDDEVINMMIARSEDEIELFKKMDIDRKKEDEELHPGRERLIDESELPDWLTKDDDEVERWHQYDEDTILGRGSRQRKEVDYTDSLTEKEWLKAIDDGAEFEEEEDEDDAKRKRRKRKNRKDESDEDELIMKRRRRQNIDKRLKKQMNKIMSAVIKYTNDDGRVLSEPFMKLPSRQRLPDYYEIIKRPVDIKKILQRIEDCKYGDINELEKDFVQLCQNAQIYNEEASLIYLDSIELQKVFVSARARVTAAASAAASAAAAAGNESASGGGGGGGTAAGSEASDNEEEEVGDDGSEDEEIATTSTAAVKMKLKLNKSLASAPSTPIQAAPVSSSAAATTSKKQTRRKRSQKKYTIFDDDDDDID; this is translated from the exons ATGACTTCACCCTCACCCGCAAATAGCCCAATGCCTCCTCCTCAGGCGCCACCAGCACAAAGTCCCTCACCATCACCGCACAGCCCTTATCCACATCAACAAATGCCACAGGGACCGCCCGTGCAACAAGGGCCTTCTGGTGCAGGACCAACAGGTCCACCACATGGACCGCCGCAACAACCGCATATGCAAGGGCCACCACCACATAGTCAACATGGTCCAATACCACCCGGTGGCCATCATGGCCCACCGCCACCGCCTGGTCATCCTGGTGGTCCCTATACACATCCCATGCAGCATGCACCACCACATGGATCTCCACACGGACCaccacaacatcaacaacacggTGCAATGCCACCTGGACAACATGGTGTAGGGCAGCATGGGCCACCACCGCCACACGGGCAAGGTCCACCAGGTCAGCATGGACCACCGCCCCCGGGCAGTGGTGGTGCACCAGGTAATGGACCGCCAATGTCACATGCACCACCACCGCATGGTGTGCCACCACCACACGGACCGCCAGggccacaacaacaaccggGTGTACAAGGTGCGCCACCACCGCATATGAATGGTCCACCAGGGCAAGGACCACCTGGTCCGCCAGGTCCACCGGGACCGCCACCACAAGGACACCACATGCCACCGCATCATCAAGGCATGG GCCCGCATATGGGTATGCAAATGCCACCACAAGGTCCTAATATGCCGCCAATGGGTTATCAAACACACGGCATGCCGCCAAAT GGTCCACCGGCTCCCGGTCAGGGCCCACCACCCGGCGATCGTCCCGTACAGGAAAGTCTTACCGCACTACAACGCGCCATTGATACGATGGAGGAGAAAGGCCTACAAGAGGATCCACGCTACTCACAGCTACTCGCCATACGCGCCACCTCCAAGCATCAACATCTCACTGGCAACCAGGTGAATATGTTGCGTGCACAAATCACCGCATATCGTCTGTTGGCGCGCAACAAACCGATTTCCATGCAGATGCAACAGCAATTGGCGccgccacaacaacagcaacagcagcagcaacaacagcagcagggTGGCGTACCGCCTGGACCACCTGGACCGCCGGGCCAACATCCTGGTGTACcagtacaacagcaacagccacAACCCGGTCCAAGTGGTGCACCACCACCAGGCGTTGGTGGCAGCGCGGGCACACCACCACAATGTCCCACACCGCCGGCTAGTCCCTACACGCAACAACAGTTGCCCGGTGGACCAAAGTTGCAGCCGCCACCACCACAACATGTGCAGCAACCAACAATGCCGCCCGGCGTTGGCGCACCACCAATGCCACCGCAACAGGATATGTCGCATCAGTTGTCGAATGGCGCTGGTGGCAAGCCGAATGCCGGTCCGCCGCCACCAATGATGGGTGGTGGACAGCCACCGATTTCTTCGCCTATGCCCGCAACAATGGCGCAAGGTGTGCGCCCGGGTATGCCACAGGTGCCACCCGGCATGCCGCCACAAGTAACGCCCGGCATGCAAGCGCCCAAACCCGGCGCACCACCACCACAGCAACCTATGCCGAAACCTAATCGCATAACCACAGTCGCCAAGCCTGTTGGTTTGGATCCGATTACTTTGCTGCAGGAACGTGAGAACCGTATAGCGTCGCGTATTTCGTTGCGCATGCAGGAGTTGCAGCGGCTGCCCGCTACCATGCCGGAAGATTTGCGCCTACAAGCGGCTATAGAATTGCGCGCACTGCGCGTGCTCAACTTCCAACGGCAACTGCGCGCCGAAATCGTGCAGTGTACGCGACGCGATACGACGCTCGAGACGGCGGTCAATATAAAGGCGTACAAGCGCACGAAGCGTCAGGGGCTGCGTGAAGCGCGTGCCACTGAGAAGTTGGAGAAACAACAGAAGTTGGAGGCAGAACGCAAGCGCCGCCAGAAACATCAAGAATTCTTGGCCGCAGTGTTGCAGCATGGCAAAGACTTCAAGGAGTACCATCGCAATAATAAAGCGCAGTTGGCGCGTGTCAACAAAGCGATTATGAATCATCACGCCAATGCGGAGCGCGAGCAGAAGAAGGAGCAAGAGCGTATCGAGAAGGAGCGTATGCGTCGTTTGATGGCCGAGGATGAAGAGGGTTATCGTAAACTTATCGATCAAAAGAAGGACAAACGTTTGGCATTCTTGCTGTCGCAGACCGACGAGTACATTAGCAATCTCACACAGATGGTGAAACAGCACAAGGATgatcagaagaagaagaaagaggAGGAAAGCAAGCGTTTGGTGCAATACAAGAAGGAGCTGCTAATGAGCGGCGAATACATGAATATCGATGAGAGCTGCATTGCCGCCGATATGCGCGTCACAGTTGTGGAGCAAGCCACAGGTGCGCGTCTCTCGGGCGAAGAAGCGCCTATGCTAAAGAACTTGCATCACTGGTTAGAGCGTCATCCCGGCTGGGATTGGATTGAGTCCGATTCGGATGATGAAGGTGATGTTGAGATGCGTGCAGCAGACACTAAAGAGCACGATAGATCGAAGGAGGAACAGGAAGAGAAGAAGCCCGAAGAGGCAGACAACAAAGAAGCGACAAATGTTGAGGAAGCTAAGAACTTTATAAAACAGGTTAAAGTGGAGGATGATGAGTATCGTACTGAGGAGCAAACCTATTACAGTATTGCGCATACCGTACACGAGAAGGTCACCGAACAGGCAAGCATTATGGTTAATGGACAGTTGAAGGAGTACCAGTTGAAGGGTTTGGAATGGTTGGTCTCGTTGTACAATAACAATTTGAATGGTATTTTAGCCGATGAGATGGGTTTGGGCAAGACTATACAGACCATTTCGCTGGTCACCTATCTAATGGATCGCAAGAAG GTTATGGGTCCCTACTTGATTATCGTGCCGCTCTCCACACTACCCAATTGGGTGTTGGAATTCGAAAAGTGGGCGCCTTCCGTTGGTGTCGTCAGCTACAAGGGTAGTCCACAAGGACGTCGCTTGTTGCAAAATCAAATGCGTGCCACCAAATTCAATGTGCTACTCACCACCTACGAGTACGTCATCAAAGACAAAGCGGTGCTTGCGAAAATCCAATGGAAGTACATGATTATCGATGAGGGTCATCGTATGAAGAATCATCACTGCAAGCTGACACAGGTGTTGAACACTCACTATATAGCGCCCTATCGGCTGCTGCTCACCGGTACACCGCTGCAAAACAAATTGCCTGAGTTGTGGGCGCTGCTCAATTTCTTGCTACCATCCATCTTCAAGTCGTGTTCCACTTTCGAGCAGTGGTTCAATGCACCGTTCGCCACCACTGGCGAGAAGGTCGAATTGAATGAGGAAGAAACCATTTTGATTATTCGTCGTTTGCATAAAGTGTTGCGTCCCTTCTTGTTGCGTCGTCTCAAAAAGGAGGTGGAACATCAATTGCCCGACAAGGTTGAGTACATTATCAAATGTGACATGTCCGGCTTGCAGCGTGTGCTCTACAAGCATATGCAGAGCAAGGGTGTGCTACTTACCGACGGTTCGGAGAAGGGTAAACAGGGCAAGGGTGGTGCTAAGGCTTTGATGAACACCATTGTACAGTTGCGTAAGCTTTGTAATCATCCATTCATGTTCCAACATATCGAGGAGAAGTATTGCGATCATACGGGTGCGCACAGCGTTGCATCTGGTCCTGATCTATATCGTGTTTCGGGTAAATTTGAATTACTCGATCGTATTTTGCCGAAGTTGAAGGCGAGCAATCATCGTGTGTTGCTCTTCTGTCAAATGACACAGTGCATGACAATTATTGAGGATTACTTGAGTTGGCGTCAGTTTGGCTATTTGCGTTTGGATGGTACCACCAAGGCCGAGGATCGTGGTGAATTGTTGCGTAAATTCAATGCAAAAGACTCGGATTATTTCGTCTTCTTGCTCTCGACACGTGCTGGTGGTTTGGGTCTTAATTTGCAGACCGCCGATACGGTTGTTATCTTTGATTCCGATTGGAATCCACATCAAGATTTACAGGCGCAGGATCGTGCGCATCGTATTGGTCAGCGCAATGAGGTGCGTGTGTTACGTTTGATGACCGTTAATTCGGTGGAGGAGCGTATCTTGGCTGCGGCGCGTTATAAGTTGAATATGGATGAGAAAGTTATACAGGCTGGTATGTTCGATCAGAAGTCGACGGGCAGTGAACGTCAACAATTCTTGCAAACGATTTTGCATCAGGATGACAATGAGGAGGAGGAGGAAAATGAGGTGCCCGATGATGAGGTTATTAATATGATGATAGCGCGTAGTGAGGACGAGATAGAATTATTCAAGAAAATGGATATTGATCGCAAGAAGGAAGATGAAGAATTGCACCCGGGTAGAGAGCGTTTGATTGATGAATCAGAGTTGCCCGATTGGTTGACGAAGGACGACGACGAGGTCGAGCGTTGGCATCAATATGATGAGGACACCATTTTAG GCCGCGGTTCTCGACAACGCAAAGAGGTTGACTACACGGACAGCCTTACAGAAAAGGAATGGCTCAAAGCCATTGACGATGGTGCCGAGTTCGAAGAGGAGGAGGATGAAGACGATGCAAAGCGTAAGCGCCGTAAACGTAAAAACCGTAAAGATGAATCCGATGAAGATGAGCTAATTATGAAGCGACGTCGTCGTCAAAATATCGATAAGCGTCTCAAAAAGCAAATGAATAAGATAATGTCAGCGGTTATAAAGTACACAAACGACGATGGACGCGTGCTCTCCGAACCGTTTATGAAGTTACCATCACGCCAGCGTCTACCCGactattatgaaattataaaacgTCCTGTGGATATTAAGAAGATTTTACAACGCATCGAAGATTGCAAATACGGCGACATCAATGAGCTGGAGAAGGACTTCGTACAGCTATGTCAGAATGCACAAATCTACAATGAGGAGGCATCACTCATCTACCTTGATTCCATTGAACTGCAGAAGGTATTCGTGAGCGCACGTGCACGCGTAACGGCAGCAGCAAGCGCAGCTGCATCAGCGGCCGCTGCAGCAGGCAATGAGTCTGCAagtggtggcggcggtggcgggGGCACAGCAGCTGGTTCCGAGGCATCGGACAACGAGGAGGAGGAAGTCGGTGATGACGGCTCGGAAGATGAGGAAATCGCGACCACATCCACAGCGGCGGTGaagatgaaattgaaattgaacaaATCATTGGCTAGCGCACCGTCTACGCCCATACAGGCGGCACCAGTGAGCAGCAGTGCTGCGGCTACCACCTCCAAGAAGCAGACGCGGCGCAAGCGTTCACAAAAGAAGTACACAATCTtcgatgatgatgacgatgatatAGATTAG